The stretch of DNA GTGGACCTGGCAGAACGGCAACGTCGGCGCGACGCCCGGCCGCGGGTTCGACGGCGATCAGGTCGCGGCGCTGAGGACCATCAAGGCCAAGATGATCGTGCTGCCAGCGCTCAAGGACCTCTACTTTCCGCCCGAGGACGAGGAGTTCGCGGTCAGCCACATCCCGAACGCCGAATTGCGTGTCATCCCGGGCGTCTACGGCCACTTCGCGGGCGGTGGCGCGAACCCCGAGGACATCAAATTCATCGACGACGTCCTCAAAGAGCTCCTCGCGAGCTGAGGGAGATCAGCCCTGTCCGTGCCGTTGCGCTCGGCGCTCGCCCCGGGAGAGCATGAGGAATGGCGGGCTACGTGAACGTCCGGGCCTACGCCGAGCTCAACGACTTCTTGGGACCCGAGTCGCGCGGTGTAACGGCGCGCCGTCCGTTTCGGCCGCATCAGACGGTCAAGGACGTTCTGGAGGCGTCGGGCATTCCGCATACCGAGGTCGACCTCATCCTGGTGAACGGGAATGTCGAGGACTTTGCTCATCGGCCGAGTTCCGGCGACCGCATCGCGGTGTACCCGATGTTCGAGACGCTCGACGTCGGGTCCACGGCCCGGCTGCGGCCGGTGCCGCTGCGTGATCCGCGCTTCGTCATCGATGTCAACCTCGGTCGGTTGGCGCGGCTGCTTCGCGTGCTCGGGTTCGACGTGTGGTGGTCCAGTGACGCCGACGACCAGACCCTGGCCGATGTGAGCCTGGGCCAGCAGCGGATCCTGCTGACCCGAGACCGGGGCCTATTGAAGCGTCGTGCTATCACGCATGGCCTGTTCGTCCGCTCCGATCAACCGAAGGAGCAGACGCTCGAGGTGATACGGCGACTCGACCTGGCGCAACGGCTGGCGCCGTTC from Mycobacterium sp. JS623 encodes:
- a CDS encoding Mut7-C RNAse domain-containing protein translates to MAGYVNVRAYAELNDFLGPESRGVTARRPFRPHQTVKDVLEASGIPHTEVDLILVNGNVEDFAHRPSSGDRIAVYPMFETLDVGSTARLRPVPLRDPRFVIDVNLGRLARLLRVLGFDVWWSSDADDQTLADVSLGQQRILLTRDRGLLKRRAITHGLFVRSDQPKEQTLEVIRRLDLAQRLAPFTRCVRCNGRLAAVTKDEVIDHLEPLTRLYYDDFSRCTDCRRIYWRGSHRARLVSFVEGLRNQL